In Octopus bimaculoides isolate UCB-OBI-ISO-001 chromosome 14, ASM119413v2, whole genome shotgun sequence, the following are encoded in one genomic region:
- the LOC106877998 gene encoding gastrula zinc finger protein XlCGF49.1-like codes for MDLYTELGELALKHGSYRFTAAMNLAEKKSFHCFMCQMDFVSDFTLQVHQRFRHKPKSFHCYVCNKDFLNNSYLKMHKASHTVMENPKQFNCSSCDKTFVSDFTLKLHQLLHSRQRPFHCDVCDKDFLNDFCLVKHKELHGKKTFQCPKCEQNFSKLPLLRLHLKLHFKRKFLLQSRMKRPANDFSSYCSREYTNHG; via the coding sequence ctgccATGAACTTAGCTGAAAAGAAATCTTTTCATTGCTTTATGTGTCAAATGGATTTTGTCTCAGACTTCACCTTACAAGTTCACCAGCGTTTCCGTCACAAACCAAAGTCATTTCATTGTTATGTATGTAATAAAGATTTCTTAAACAACAGCTACCTGAAGATGCACAAAGCTTCACATACTGTAATGGAGAATCCAAAACAGTTCAATTGTTCATCCTGTGACAAGACTTTTGTCTCAGATTTTACGTTAAAACTCCATCAACTACTACATTCAAGACAAAGGCCATTCCACTGTGATGTGTGCGATAAAGATTTTCTGAATGACTTCTGTTTGGTGAAACACAAAGAATTACAtggaaagaaaacatttcaatgtCCAAAATGTGAACAGAACTTCTCAAAGCTGCCACTTCTAAGACTGCATTTGAAACTGCATTTTAAACGTAAATTTCTGCTGCAGTCAAGGATGAAAAGACCTGCCAATGACTTCAGTAGTTATTGTAGCAGAGAATACACTAACCATGGATGA